In Misgurnus anguillicaudatus chromosome 5, ASM2758022v2, whole genome shotgun sequence, a genomic segment contains:
- the plin3 gene encoding mannose-6-phosphate receptor binding protein 1 produces MADKETPSEMETDASQTAEEQQSVISRVSNMPLVSSACGVMYNAYSTTKDNVPLLKGVMEVAESGVRTLGAAATTGSKPILDRLEPQLAVVNEYAMKGLDKVEETLPILQQPADKVVSDTVGMVYQSVTGAKDAVVGAVMGGVERTYMVVNEGINTVMGTRVGQMVCDGVGKALTHSEDWVDQNLPLSEKELAALAEPRPGEEDGFVVTSNPSYFVRLGKLSSKVRERALEQSLIRARKARDTTHAAVTQMTSTLDLLEGARITLSSANQQLGGAPEQLLQRWKEWKEGQPKEMVREATAEADVDAAKDQGEQLERNVLSMVRGLSDQLKTACSGVVSSVQGLPGTVQEQLLSARHTAEELQVSLSRTSTLTPLLLQQTREQITQVRQSLDGVVEYLLNNTPLNWLVGPFAPQKTEKGE; encoded by the exons ATGGCAGATAAGGAGACGCCAAGTGAGATGGAAACAGATGCATCACAAACTGCCGAGGAACAACAG AGCGTAATATCCCGGGTGAGTAATATGCCACTGGTGAGTTCAGCGTGTGGTGTGATGTACAATGCCTACAGCACTACAAAAGACAATGTACCACTCCTGAAAGGAGTAATGGAGGTGGCAGAAAGTGGGGTGCGCACTCTCGGGGCTGCTGCCACAACAGGATCTAAACCCATATTAGACCGTCTGGAACCTCAGC TTGCTGTGGTAAATGAATATGCCATGAAAGGGCTGGACAAGGTAGAAGAAACACTTCCTATTTTACAACAACCTGCAGACAAG GTAGTATCAGATACAGTGGGCATGGTGTACCAGTCAGTTACAGGGGCCAAGGATGCAGTGGTAGGGGCTGTGATGGGAGGAGTGGAGAGGACGTATATGGTTGTAAATGAAGGCATAAACACTGTCATGGGCACTCGTGTTGGCCAGATGGTCTGTGATGGTGTTGGTAAAGCCCTTACCCACTCTGAGGACTGGGTTGATCAAAACCTTCCCCTTAGTGAGAAAGAGCTTG CTGCCCTGGCTGAACCAAGGCCCGGAGAGGAGGATGGATTTGTAGTAACTTCTAACCCCAGTTACTTTGTCCGCCTTGGCAAACTCTCGTCCAAAGTTCGTGAGAGGGCACTTGAGCAATCCCTAATCAGGGCCCGCAAAGCCAGAGACACCACGCACGCAGCTGTGACTCAAATGACCAGCACTTTAGACCTGCTGGAAGGTGCCCGGATTACTTTGTCCAGTGCCAACCAGCAACTAGGGGGCGCTCCAGAGCAGTTACTTCAGCGGTGGAAGGAATGGAAGGAAGGTCAGCCCAAAGAAATGGTGCGAGAAGCAACAGCAGAGGCAGACGTGGATGCTGCTAAAGACCAGGGAGAG CAGCTGGAGCGGAACGTCTTGTCAATGGTTCGAGGTCTGAGCGACCAGCTGAAGACAGCGTGTTCAGGGGTTGTGTCCAGTGTACAAGGGCTCCCAGGAACTGTGCAGGAACAGCTTCTTTCTGCTAGACATACAGCTGAAGAACTCCAAGTGTCACTGAGCCGTACCAGCACGCTCACACCCCTTCTCTTACAGCAGACACGAGAGCAGATAACACAG GTACGACAATCTTTGGATGGAGTTGTGGAGTATCTCCTCAATAACACTCCTCTCAATTGGTTGGTTGGACCTTTTGCACCGCAGAAAACAGAAAAGGGGGAATGA
- the rgl1 gene encoding ral guanine nucleotide dissociation stimulator-like 1 isoform X1: MCMFELLEEHNSAFNRPIDLKTFSRTRRTLYALGCRRRTMREPLTMKFAWRAKMSSVQDWGEEVEEGAIYNVTLKRVQIQQAANKGARWLGAEGDRLPPGHTVSQLETCKIRSIRAGTLERLVETLLTAFGDNDLTYTSIFLSTYRAFSTTQGVLELLLGRYGSFEDCEGNQCLSGDSKGAVRTALASILRAWLDQCPEDFQEPPSYPSLHRVLGFLQKVMPGSEPMRRAQSLLEQLRVQANLENETNGGFLGSNPFCLGEEEEVEIEVQEDFLSFEVDLVAEQLTYMDALLFKKVVPHHCLGSVWSQRDKKDGKHCAPTIRATITQFNAVTACVVSTILRQRQIRPHLRARIIQRWIDIAQECRIRKNFSSLRAIVSALQSNPIYRLKRTWTSVCKDSMQVFEELSDIFSDHNNYLTSRELLMREGTSKFASIDSCAKDHQKRSQKRLQLQKEMGAMQGTIPYLGTFLTDLTMLDTALPDQVEGGLINFEKRRREFEVIAQIKLLQSACNSYCLTPDPSFLRWFKGQPLLTEEESYALSCEINGMGDNSPTSPKPRKSMVKRLSLLFLGPDVSNTNSPMRESPRSPPTGSSGESMDSVSVSSSDSSPSEGEGLTPTHSIETRLKKLSESSSCTSLHSMDTSSCPARASISLASPTTPGPPCTHRRSVSLTPMTPTSPSFSPAYNTQAQDACIIRVSLEQGNGNLYKSILLTSQDKTPAVIGRAMAKHNLEGEQTADYELVQVISDERELVIPDNANVFYAMSTSANFDFLLRLRGSEGRPVQLRSRCSSTLPNTQQRSSLSLRLSKVTL, encoded by the exons atgtgtatgtttgAGCTTTTAGAGGAGCATAATTCTGCTTTCAATCGGCCTATAGACTTGAAAACGTTTTCCCGTACTCGCCGGACTTTGTATGCGCTCGGATGCCGCCGCCGGACGATGAGAGAGCCGCTCACCATGAAATTCGCCTGGCGAGCTAAAATG AGCTCCGTGCAGGACTGGGGGGAGGAGGTCGAGGAAGGGGCCATATACAACGTGACACTGAAGAGGGTCCAAATCCAGCAGGCGGCAAACAAAGGCGCAAGATGGCTGGGG GCGGAAGGCGACCGCTTGCCCCCGGGTCACACAGTGAGTCAGTTGGAGACCTGTAAGATCAGGAGCATCCGGGCAGGGACGCTGGAGCGTTTGGTGGAGACATTACTCACAGCGTTCGGTGATAATGACCTGACCTACACCAGCATTTTCCTCTCCACGTACAGAGCCTTTTCCACCACGCAGGGTGTGCTGGAGCTTCTGTTGGGcag GTATGGCAGTTTCGAGGATTGTGAGGGAAACCAGTGCCTATCTGGAGATAGCAAAGGCGCTGTAAGAAC TGCTCTTGCCTCTATCCTGAGAGCTTGGTTGGATCAGTGTCCAGAAGACTTCCAGGAACCGCCGTCATATCCGAGCCTGCATCGTGTGCTTGGTTTCCTGCAGAAGGTCATGCCAGGCTCCGAGCCAATGCGACGAGCTCAGAGTCTGCTAGAACAATTACGAGTTCAGGCCAACCTGGAGAATGAAACTAATG GAGGCTTTCTGGGCAGCAATCCGTTCTGCCTCGGGGAGGAGGAGGAAGTGGAGATCGAGGTGCAGGAGGACTTCCTGTCCTTTGAGGTCGACCTCGTAGCAGAGCAGCTGACCTACATGGATGCG CTGTTGTTTAAGAAGGTGGTTCCTCATCACTGTTTGGGTTCTGTATGGTCTCAGCGTGATAAGAAAGATGGCAAACACTGCGCACCCACCATCCGTGCCACCATCACGCAGTTCAATGCGGTGACTGCGTGCGTGGTCAGCACTATCCTACGCCAGCGGCAGATACGGCCACACCTGCGTGCTCGAATCATCCAGCGCTGGATCGACATCGCACAG gAGTGTCGTATTCGTAAGAACTTCTCATCTCTGAGAGCCATTGTATCGGCACTGCAGTCTAACCCTATCTACAGACTGAAGAGAACATGGACTTCGGTTTGCAA AGACAGCATGCAGGTGTTCGAAGAGCTGTCTGATATTTTCTCTGATCATAATAATTACCTTACGAGTCGAGAGCTGCTTATGAGG GAGGGTACTTCAAAATTTGCCAGTATAGACAGCTGTGCCAAAGACCATCAGAAGCGATCACAGAAGCGACTGCAGTTGCAGAAAGAAATG GGTGCCATGCAGGGGACGATTCCATACCTGGGTACATTTCTTACAGATCTGACGATGCTTGATACAGCACTGCCTGACCAAGTGGAG GGGGGACTGATTAATTTCGAGAAGCGACGCAGA gagTTTGAGGTGATCGCTCAGATTAAGCTCTTGCAGTCAGCGTGTAACAGTTATTGTCTGACCCCTGATCCCTCATTTCTGCGCTGGTTTAAAGGTCAACCTCTGCTCACCGAAGAAGAGAG CTATGCTCTCTCATGTGAGATTAATGGCATGGGAGATAACAGCCCAACATCACCAAAACCACGCAAGAGTATGGTGAAGAGATTGAGCCT ACTTTTCTTAGGGCCTGACGTCTCAAACACAAACTCTCCTATGAGAGAAAGTCCTCGGTCGCCCCCTACAGGCAGCTCAGGGGAGAGCATGGACTCAGTCAGTGTGTCTTCCAGTGACTCCAGCCCTTCAGAGGGCGAGGGCTTGACACCCACACACTCCATAGAAACTCGTCTAAAGAAG CTGTCAGAGTCTTCCTCATGTACCTCATTGCACTCCATGGACACCTCGTCTTGCCCAGCCAGGGCTTCCATATCTCTAGCCTCACCGACAACGCCCGGGCCACCCTGCACTCATCGGCGATCGGTTTCGCTGACACCCATGACTCCCACCTCTCCCAGTTTTTCACCTGCTTACAACACGCAAGCTCAGGATGCTTGCATCATAAGAGTGAGCCTGGAGCAAGGCAACGGCAACCTCTACAAGAGCATCTTG CTGACCAGTCAGGACAAAACTCCAGCAGTGATCGGTCGAGCCATGGCCAAACACAACCTGGAGGGGGAGCAGACTGCCGACTATGAGCTTGTGCAGGTCATCTCTGATGAAAgag AATTGGTTATCCCCGACAACGCCAATGTGTTTTACGCCATGAGCACCTCTGCGAACTTTGACTTTCTGTTGCGTCTGCGTGGGTCTGAGGGGAGGCCGGTACAGCTGCGCAGTCGTTGCAGCTCCACACTACCAAACACACAGCAGCGCTCCAGTTTGTCCCTCAGACTCAGCAAAGTCACACTGTGA
- the LOC129414429 gene encoding AN1-type zinc finger protein 5 isoform X1, translating to MAQETNQTQVPMLCSMGCGFYGNPRTNGMCSVCYKEHLQRQQGGGRTSPPGEKAATSPVDSPGSSAVMLEATPIPTTEAVTPPEERTSSSSPSPVTQQMTAMSISQDTGTTDSDRAEADDDEEEGSSKSTGPVGESTQASSDGDQTPDKNKKKNRCFTCRKKVGLTGFDCRCGNLFCAIHRYSDKHDCPYDYRGAAAARIRKENPIVVAEKIQKL from the exons ATGGCCCAGGAGACAAATCAGACGCAGGTGCCAATGCTTTGCTCTATGGGATGCGGTTTCTACGGTAATCCTCGCACTAATGGAATGTGCTCTGTTTGCTACAAGGAACATCTGCAGAGACAACAAGGAGGGGGGAGGACCAGCCCCCCAGGCGAGAAAG CTGCTACATCTCCTGTAGATTCGCCAGGTTCATCTGCAGTAATGTTGGAGGCCACCCCTATACCCACCACGGAAGCTGTCACCCCACCTGAAGAACGAACATCTAG CAGTTCGCCCAGTCCTGTAACCCAGCAAATGACTGCTATGAGCATCTCCCAGGACACTGGAACCACCGATTCAGATAGGGCCGAAGCAGATGATGATGAGGAGGAAGGCTCGTCTAAAAGCACAG GTCCAGTAGGAGAGAGCACACAGGCTTCATCAGATGGAGATCAGACTCCTGAcaagaacaaaaaaaagaatCGGTGCTTTACTTGTAGGAAAAAAGTTGGCCTCACGG GCTTTGACTGCCGCTGTGGTAACCTGTTTTGTGCTATTCACCGTTATTCTGACAAACATGACTGTCCCTACGACTACAGAGGAGCTGCTGCCGCCCGTATCCGCAAAGAGAATCCCATCGTGGTAGCTGAGAAGATACAGAAGTTATGA
- the rgl1 gene encoding ral guanine nucleotide dissociation stimulator-like 1 isoform X2: protein MISHYPLASLLPWPPIPNYLDLDEDGGVALQRYQLRSPESSTRHWSSVQDWGEEVEEGAIYNVTLKRVQIQQAANKGARWLGAEGDRLPPGHTVSQLETCKIRSIRAGTLERLVETLLTAFGDNDLTYTSIFLSTYRAFSTTQGVLELLLGRYGSFEDCEGNQCLSGDSKGAVRTALASILRAWLDQCPEDFQEPPSYPSLHRVLGFLQKVMPGSEPMRRAQSLLEQLRVQANLENETNGGFLGSNPFCLGEEEEVEIEVQEDFLSFEVDLVAEQLTYMDALLFKKVVPHHCLGSVWSQRDKKDGKHCAPTIRATITQFNAVTACVVSTILRQRQIRPHLRARIIQRWIDIAQECRIRKNFSSLRAIVSALQSNPIYRLKRTWTSVCKDSMQVFEELSDIFSDHNNYLTSRELLMREGTSKFASIDSCAKDHQKRSQKRLQLQKEMGAMQGTIPYLGTFLTDLTMLDTALPDQVEGGLINFEKRRREFEVIAQIKLLQSACNSYCLTPDPSFLRWFKGQPLLTEEESYALSCEINGMGDNSPTSPKPRKSMVKRLSLLFLGPDVSNTNSPMRESPRSPPTGSSGESMDSVSVSSSDSSPSEGEGLTPTHSIETRLKKLSESSSCTSLHSMDTSSCPARASISLASPTTPGPPCTHRRSVSLTPMTPTSPSFSPAYNTQAQDACIIRVSLEQGNGNLYKSILLTSQDKTPAVIGRAMAKHNLEGEQTADYELVQVISDERELVIPDNANVFYAMSTSANFDFLLRLRGSEGRPVQLRSRCSSTLPNTQQRSSLSLRLSKVTL, encoded by the exons AGCTCCGTGCAGGACTGGGGGGAGGAGGTCGAGGAAGGGGCCATATACAACGTGACACTGAAGAGGGTCCAAATCCAGCAGGCGGCAAACAAAGGCGCAAGATGGCTGGGG GCGGAAGGCGACCGCTTGCCCCCGGGTCACACAGTGAGTCAGTTGGAGACCTGTAAGATCAGGAGCATCCGGGCAGGGACGCTGGAGCGTTTGGTGGAGACATTACTCACAGCGTTCGGTGATAATGACCTGACCTACACCAGCATTTTCCTCTCCACGTACAGAGCCTTTTCCACCACGCAGGGTGTGCTGGAGCTTCTGTTGGGcag GTATGGCAGTTTCGAGGATTGTGAGGGAAACCAGTGCCTATCTGGAGATAGCAAAGGCGCTGTAAGAAC TGCTCTTGCCTCTATCCTGAGAGCTTGGTTGGATCAGTGTCCAGAAGACTTCCAGGAACCGCCGTCATATCCGAGCCTGCATCGTGTGCTTGGTTTCCTGCAGAAGGTCATGCCAGGCTCCGAGCCAATGCGACGAGCTCAGAGTCTGCTAGAACAATTACGAGTTCAGGCCAACCTGGAGAATGAAACTAATG GAGGCTTTCTGGGCAGCAATCCGTTCTGCCTCGGGGAGGAGGAGGAAGTGGAGATCGAGGTGCAGGAGGACTTCCTGTCCTTTGAGGTCGACCTCGTAGCAGAGCAGCTGACCTACATGGATGCG CTGTTGTTTAAGAAGGTGGTTCCTCATCACTGTTTGGGTTCTGTATGGTCTCAGCGTGATAAGAAAGATGGCAAACACTGCGCACCCACCATCCGTGCCACCATCACGCAGTTCAATGCGGTGACTGCGTGCGTGGTCAGCACTATCCTACGCCAGCGGCAGATACGGCCACACCTGCGTGCTCGAATCATCCAGCGCTGGATCGACATCGCACAG gAGTGTCGTATTCGTAAGAACTTCTCATCTCTGAGAGCCATTGTATCGGCACTGCAGTCTAACCCTATCTACAGACTGAAGAGAACATGGACTTCGGTTTGCAA AGACAGCATGCAGGTGTTCGAAGAGCTGTCTGATATTTTCTCTGATCATAATAATTACCTTACGAGTCGAGAGCTGCTTATGAGG GAGGGTACTTCAAAATTTGCCAGTATAGACAGCTGTGCCAAAGACCATCAGAAGCGATCACAGAAGCGACTGCAGTTGCAGAAAGAAATG GGTGCCATGCAGGGGACGATTCCATACCTGGGTACATTTCTTACAGATCTGACGATGCTTGATACAGCACTGCCTGACCAAGTGGAG GGGGGACTGATTAATTTCGAGAAGCGACGCAGA gagTTTGAGGTGATCGCTCAGATTAAGCTCTTGCAGTCAGCGTGTAACAGTTATTGTCTGACCCCTGATCCCTCATTTCTGCGCTGGTTTAAAGGTCAACCTCTGCTCACCGAAGAAGAGAG CTATGCTCTCTCATGTGAGATTAATGGCATGGGAGATAACAGCCCAACATCACCAAAACCACGCAAGAGTATGGTGAAGAGATTGAGCCT ACTTTTCTTAGGGCCTGACGTCTCAAACACAAACTCTCCTATGAGAGAAAGTCCTCGGTCGCCCCCTACAGGCAGCTCAGGGGAGAGCATGGACTCAGTCAGTGTGTCTTCCAGTGACTCCAGCCCTTCAGAGGGCGAGGGCTTGACACCCACACACTCCATAGAAACTCGTCTAAAGAAG CTGTCAGAGTCTTCCTCATGTACCTCATTGCACTCCATGGACACCTCGTCTTGCCCAGCCAGGGCTTCCATATCTCTAGCCTCACCGACAACGCCCGGGCCACCCTGCACTCATCGGCGATCGGTTTCGCTGACACCCATGACTCCCACCTCTCCCAGTTTTTCACCTGCTTACAACACGCAAGCTCAGGATGCTTGCATCATAAGAGTGAGCCTGGAGCAAGGCAACGGCAACCTCTACAAGAGCATCTTG CTGACCAGTCAGGACAAAACTCCAGCAGTGATCGGTCGAGCCATGGCCAAACACAACCTGGAGGGGGAGCAGACTGCCGACTATGAGCTTGTGCAGGTCATCTCTGATGAAAgag AATTGGTTATCCCCGACAACGCCAATGTGTTTTACGCCATGAGCACCTCTGCGAACTTTGACTTTCTGTTGCGTCTGCGTGGGTCTGAGGGGAGGCCGGTACAGCTGCGCAGTCGTTGCAGCTCCACACTACCAAACACACAGCAGCGCTCCAGTTTGTCCCTCAGACTCAGCAAAGTCACACTGTGA
- the LOC129414429 gene encoding AN1-type zinc finger protein 5 isoform X2 → MAQETNQTQVPMLCSMGCGFYGNPRTNGMCSVCYKEHLQRQQGGGRTSPPGEKAATSPVDSPGSSAVMLEATPIPTTEAVTPPEERTSSSPSPVTQQMTAMSISQDTGTTDSDRAEADDDEEEGSSKSTGPVGESTQASSDGDQTPDKNKKKNRCFTCRKKVGLTGFDCRCGNLFCAIHRYSDKHDCPYDYRGAAAARIRKENPIVVAEKIQKL, encoded by the exons ATGGCCCAGGAGACAAATCAGACGCAGGTGCCAATGCTTTGCTCTATGGGATGCGGTTTCTACGGTAATCCTCGCACTAATGGAATGTGCTCTGTTTGCTACAAGGAACATCTGCAGAGACAACAAGGAGGGGGGAGGACCAGCCCCCCAGGCGAGAAAG CTGCTACATCTCCTGTAGATTCGCCAGGTTCATCTGCAGTAATGTTGGAGGCCACCCCTATACCCACCACGGAAGCTGTCACCCCACCTGAAGAACGAACATCTAG TTCGCCCAGTCCTGTAACCCAGCAAATGACTGCTATGAGCATCTCCCAGGACACTGGAACCACCGATTCAGATAGGGCCGAAGCAGATGATGATGAGGAGGAAGGCTCGTCTAAAAGCACAG GTCCAGTAGGAGAGAGCACACAGGCTTCATCAGATGGAGATCAGACTCCTGAcaagaacaaaaaaaagaatCGGTGCTTTACTTGTAGGAAAAAAGTTGGCCTCACGG GCTTTGACTGCCGCTGTGGTAACCTGTTTTGTGCTATTCACCGTTATTCTGACAAACATGACTGTCCCTACGACTACAGAGGAGCTGCTGCCGCCCGTATCCGCAAAGAGAATCCCATCGTGGTAGCTGAGAAGATACAGAAGTTATGA